One segment of Yersinia kristensenii DNA contains the following:
- the uvrY gene encoding UvrY/SirA/GacA family response regulator transcription factor codes for MISVLLVDDHELVRAGIRRILEDIKGIKVADEMQCGEDAVKWCRSHIVDIVLMDMNMPGIGGLEATRKILRFSPDTKVIMLTIHTENPLPAKVMQAGASGYLSKGAAPQDVVTAIRAVHSGQRYIASDIAQQMALGQLEPPTETPFSCLSERELQIMLMITKGQKVNEISEQLHLSPKTVNSYRYRMFSKLNISGDVELTHLAIRHGLFNAEMLSNSD; via the coding sequence TTGATTAGCGTTCTTCTTGTTGATGACCACGAACTGGTGCGCGCAGGGATACGACGCATTCTTGAAGACATCAAGGGTATCAAAGTAGCGGATGAGATGCAGTGTGGCGAAGATGCGGTAAAATGGTGCCGTAGCCATATTGTTGATATCGTATTGATGGATATGAATATGCCCGGTATCGGCGGGTTGGAAGCCACACGTAAAATTTTACGCTTCTCTCCGGATACTAAAGTTATCATGTTGACTATTCATACTGAGAATCCATTACCTGCAAAAGTTATGCAGGCGGGTGCAAGTGGGTACTTAAGTAAAGGTGCTGCACCTCAGGATGTTGTTACTGCTATCCGTGCTGTCCATTCAGGGCAACGTTACATAGCTTCAGATATTGCACAACAAATGGCGCTAGGGCAGTTGGAACCCCCGACGGAAACACCTTTTAGTTGTTTGTCTGAGCGTGAGTTACAAATTATGCTCATGATAACAAAAGGCCAAAAGGTGAATGAGATATCGGAGCAACTTCATCTGAGCCCAAAAACGGTGAACAGTTACCGTTACCGGATGTTTAGTAAGCTTAATATTAGTGGTGACGTTGAATTAACCCACTTGGCTATCCGCCATGGGCTGTTTAACGCGGAGATGTTATCAAATAGTGACTGA
- the pgsA gene encoding CDP-diacylglycerol--glycerol-3-phosphate 3-phosphatidyltransferase, with amino-acid sequence MQLNIPTWLTLFRVVLIPFFVLAFYLPFVWAPMVCAIIFVFAAATDWFDGFLARRWKQTTRFGAFLDPVADKVMVAIALVLVAEYYHVWWITLPAATMIAREIIISSLREWMAEIGKRSSVAVSWIGKVKTTAQMGSLVGLLWRPDHNIELASIVLLYIAAVLTFWSMFQYLNAAWKDLLEP; translated from the coding sequence ATGCAATTGAATATACCGACTTGGCTTACCCTGTTTCGTGTTGTACTCATCCCATTCTTCGTTTTGGCGTTTTACCTGCCATTCGTCTGGGCTCCGATGGTTTGTGCCATCATTTTCGTGTTTGCAGCAGCAACCGACTGGTTTGATGGCTTTTTAGCCCGCCGCTGGAAGCAAACAACCCGTTTTGGGGCTTTTCTTGATCCCGTGGCGGATAAAGTTATGGTGGCCATCGCATTAGTGCTGGTTGCTGAATATTACCATGTCTGGTGGATTACTTTACCGGCAGCGACCATGATTGCCCGTGAAATTATCATTTCCTCTCTCCGAGAATGGATGGCTGAAATTGGCAAACGCAGCAGTGTTGCGGTTTCATGGATTGGTAAGGTAAAAACAACCGCTCAAATGGGTTCATTAGTCGGTCTACTTTGGCGTCCTGACCACAATATTGAACTTGCGAGCATTGTTCTACTCTACATTGCTGCGGTACTGACATTTTGGTCAATGTTTCAATATTTAAACGCTGCCTGGAAAGATTTGCTCGAACCTTGA
- the uvrC gene encoding excinuclease ABC subunit UvrC yields the protein MTDCFDSKEFLKTVTSQPGVYRMYDKAGTVIYVGKAKDLKKRLTSYFRAQVASRKTETLVKNIAQIDVTVTHTETEALLLEHNYIKLYQPRYNVLLRDDKSYPLIFLSADKHPRLAIHRGAKHEKGEYFGPFPNSYAVRETLALLQKLFPVRQCENSVYRNRSRPCLQYQIGRCSGPCVTGLVTEEEYQRQVDYVRLFLSGKDQQVLTQLISRMEDASRLLHFEDAARIRDQIQAVRRVTEQQFVSGDSEDLDVIGVAFDAGLACVHVLFIRQGKVLGSRSYFPKVPAGTELSEVVQTFVGQFYLQGSQGRTLPGEILLDFTLEEKDLLASSLSELAGRKIQIQSRPRGDRARYLKLARTNASTALVTRLSQQSTIHQRMKELAKILNLDEINRMECFDISHTMGEQTVASCVVFDANGPVRSEYRRYNISGITPGDDYAAMSQVLKRRYGKALDDKKIPDVIFIDGGKGQLSQAFDVFASLNVSWDKQKPLLVGVAKGSDRKAGLETLFLAAEGEGFSLPPDSPALHLIQHIRDDSHNHAITGHRQRRSKVKNTSALEMIEGVGPKRRQILLKYMGGLQPLLNASVEEIAKVPSISQALAEKIYNALKH from the coding sequence GTGACTGATTGTTTTGATTCTAAAGAGTTTTTGAAAACTGTCACCAGTCAACCTGGTGTTTACCGCATGTATGATAAGGCGGGAACAGTTATTTATGTCGGCAAAGCAAAAGATCTTAAGAAGCGCCTGACCAGCTATTTCCGTGCTCAGGTTGCGAGCCGTAAAACGGAAACCTTAGTTAAGAATATTGCCCAGATTGATGTAACCGTCACTCATACGGAGACGGAAGCGCTCTTGCTTGAGCATAATTACATCAAACTTTATCAGCCCCGTTACAATGTGTTGTTGCGGGATGATAAATCGTACCCACTCATTTTCCTCAGTGCAGATAAGCATCCTCGTCTGGCGATTCATCGTGGTGCAAAGCATGAAAAAGGGGAATATTTTGGGCCATTCCCGAATTCCTATGCTGTTCGCGAAACCTTAGCATTATTACAGAAGCTTTTTCCTGTTAGGCAATGTGAAAATAGTGTTTATCGCAATCGCTCACGGCCTTGTTTGCAATACCAAATTGGCCGTTGTTCTGGGCCCTGTGTTACCGGATTAGTGACTGAAGAGGAGTATCAGCGTCAGGTCGATTATGTGCGTCTGTTCCTCTCGGGCAAAGATCAACAAGTATTGACGCAATTGATTTCACGTATGGAAGATGCCAGTCGACTGCTTCATTTTGAAGATGCGGCGCGTATTCGTGATCAAATACAAGCGGTAAGACGTGTTACTGAGCAGCAGTTTGTTTCCGGCGACAGTGAAGATCTTGATGTGATAGGTGTGGCGTTTGATGCCGGATTAGCTTGTGTACACGTGTTATTTATCCGGCAGGGAAAGGTTCTGGGAAGCCGAAGTTATTTCCCGAAAGTCCCTGCTGGAACTGAATTGAGTGAAGTTGTTCAGACATTCGTCGGGCAGTTTTATTTACAAGGAAGCCAGGGGCGTACGCTCCCTGGTGAAATTTTGTTAGATTTCACACTTGAGGAAAAGGATCTGTTGGCATCTTCTCTTTCTGAACTGGCGGGAAGAAAAATCCAGATCCAAAGTCGTCCTCGTGGTGATCGTGCTCGCTACCTCAAGCTTGCTCGGACGAATGCTTCAACAGCACTGGTGACACGTTTATCGCAGCAGTCAACTATCCATCAACGTATGAAAGAGTTGGCTAAGATTCTTAATCTTGATGAGATAAATCGGATGGAATGTTTTGATATCAGCCATACGATGGGAGAGCAGACGGTAGCATCTTGCGTAGTATTTGATGCAAATGGCCCTGTACGTTCGGAATATAGACGCTACAATATTAGTGGTATCACTCCGGGTGATGATTATGCGGCTATGTCTCAAGTGCTGAAACGCCGATACGGCAAAGCATTAGATGATAAAAAGATCCCTGACGTTATCTTTATTGATGGCGGTAAAGGTCAGTTATCCCAAGCTTTTGACGTTTTTGCTTCACTCAATGTTTCGTGGGACAAGCAAAAGCCGTTATTAGTTGGGGTTGCCAAAGGAAGTGACCGAAAAGCGGGGTTGGAAACATTGTTCCTGGCTGCTGAAGGGGAGGGCTTTTCATTACCGCCGGACTCTCCTGCATTACATTTGATTCAACATATTCGTGACGATTCTCACAATCATGCAATAACTGGGCATAGGCAGCGTCGTTCAAAAGTAAAAAATACTAGCGCATTAGAAATGATAGAGGGAGTTGGCCCTAAACGGCGGCAAATACTGCTGAAGTATATGGGCGGACTGCAACCTTTACTTAATGCTAGCGTCGAGGAAATTGCAAAAGTGCCGAGTATTTCACAAGCATTGGCAGAAAAAATCTACAATGCATTGAAACACTGA
- the amyA gene encoding alpha-amylase, which produces MKNPTIFQFFHWYYPDGGKLWQEVAERAEHISQLGINYVWLPPAYKGASGGYSVGYDTYDLFDLGEFDQKGTQATKYGNKEGLVNAINRLKEMDIKILFDVVFNHKMGADEKEPVSVHNVNLENRTDIDDEVIDAQAYTRFTFPGRNKKYSSFIWDKQCMNGVDHIEDPTGEGIFKIINDYSNEGWGTEVDDELGNFDYLMGADIDFRNPAVIGELNYWGEWLLEMLPIDGFRLDAVKHIPAWFFRQWIQHVQNKADHDLLIIAEYWSPDIAKLQQYLERVDGLAMLFDVALHHKFHEASNQGEDFDLTQVFSGTLIEADPMHTITMVANHDTQPLQSLEAPVEPWFKPLAYALILIREQGIPCVFYPDLFGANYEDTGDDGGTYQIEMPIITELEKLIQARKRFAHGAQSDYFDDKNCIAFVRAGTEENPGCIVILSNGAENEKVIMLGENLANKEFGDFLGNHPAIITTDNSGEAVFPVSRGSVSLWVQKEFLQ; this is translated from the coding sequence ATGAAAAACCCCACTATTTTTCAGTTCTTTCATTGGTATTATCCTGATGGAGGTAAGTTATGGCAGGAAGTCGCTGAGCGAGCAGAACATATTAGCCAACTGGGGATTAATTATGTTTGGCTTCCTCCTGCCTATAAAGGAGCTTCTGGTGGATATTCTGTCGGATATGATACCTATGACTTATTTGATTTAGGTGAGTTTGATCAGAAGGGAACTCAGGCGACAAAATACGGAAATAAAGAAGGGCTCGTGAATGCGATAAATCGATTAAAGGAAATGGATATCAAAATCCTTTTTGATGTTGTATTCAATCATAAAATGGGGGCTGATGAAAAAGAACCAGTGAGTGTCCATAACGTCAATCTTGAAAACCGTACTGACATTGATGATGAGGTTATCGATGCCCAGGCTTATACTCGATTTACTTTTCCGGGCCGCAATAAAAAATATTCTTCCTTTATCTGGGATAAGCAGTGCATGAATGGGGTTGACCATATTGAAGATCCGACAGGTGAAGGTATTTTTAAGATTATAAATGATTATAGCAATGAGGGTTGGGGAACCGAGGTTGATGATGAGTTAGGTAATTTTGATTATCTAATGGGAGCCGATATCGATTTTCGTAACCCCGCAGTGATAGGAGAGCTAAATTATTGGGGAGAATGGTTGTTAGAAATGCTCCCCATTGATGGTTTCCGTTTGGATGCAGTGAAGCATATTCCTGCATGGTTCTTTAGACAATGGATTCAGCACGTACAAAATAAAGCAGATCATGATTTGCTGATTATTGCGGAATACTGGTCGCCTGATATTGCAAAGTTACAACAATATCTGGAACGAGTAGACGGTTTGGCCATGCTGTTTGATGTCGCTTTACACCACAAGTTTCACGAAGCCTCAAATCAAGGTGAGGATTTTGATCTTACACAAGTGTTCAGTGGGACATTAATTGAAGCCGATCCAATGCATACAATCACTATGGTGGCAAATCATGACACTCAACCACTCCAATCGCTAGAAGCGCCAGTCGAGCCTTGGTTTAAACCGCTAGCATACGCATTAATTTTAATTCGTGAGCAGGGGATACCATGCGTATTTTATCCTGATTTATTCGGCGCTAATTATGAAGATACCGGGGATGACGGCGGGACTTATCAAATAGAAATGCCAATCATTACGGAGTTGGAAAAGTTAATTCAAGCTAGAAAGCGCTTCGCGCATGGTGCACAAAGTGACTATTTTGATGATAAGAATTGTATCGCTTTTGTGCGAGCTGGCACAGAGGAAAACCCCGGTTGTATTGTTATTCTTTCTAATGGTGCGGAAAATGAAAAAGTCATCATGCTTGGGGAAAACTTAGCCAATAAAGAGTTTGGTGATTTTTTAGGTAATCACCCGGCTATTATTACTACAGATAATTCTGGCGAGGCAGTATTCCCAGTGAGTCGGGGGAGTGTGAGTCTTTGGGTGCAAAAAGAGTTTTTGCAATAA
- a CDS encoding DUF2594 family protein — translation MSNPDFTTSADPETLANEVACLKATVTLLLKAIGQADAGKVILNIERSIADIKDTAQAEVFANTLAQIKSGYRQ, via the coding sequence ATGAGTAATCCAGACTTTACCACTTCTGCTGACCCAGAAACTTTAGCCAATGAAGTTGCATGTTTGAAAGCGACTGTAACCCTGCTGCTTAAAGCGATCGGCCAAGCCGATGCGGGGAAAGTAATCTTAAATATCGAACGTTCCATTGCCGATATCAAAGACACTGCTCAAGCTGAAGTTTTCGCCAATACACTGGCTCAAATTAAAAGCGGCTATCGTCAATAA
- a CDS encoding class I SAM-dependent methyltransferase: MTQNIYDNQDFFSGYAKLSRSVDGLDGAPEWSAICKILPPLPERKIVDLGCGYGWFCRYARLQGAAEVLGLDVSAKMLNRAKEMTDDENIIYRQEDLETLQLPKKMYHLAYSSLTLHYIEALPELFNTVFNTLLPGGSFVFSAEHPIYTSPREPGWLIADDGQKSWPVNSYQAEGKRVTDWLAEGVIKQHRTLGTYINLLIKHGFVITHLDEWGPTTQQITDCPALDEEKERPMIFLLSAQKPA; this comes from the coding sequence ATGACTCAAAATATTTATGATAATCAGGACTTTTTTTCAGGCTACGCCAAACTTAGCCGTTCAGTTGATGGATTGGATGGTGCTCCGGAGTGGTCGGCTATTTGCAAAATCCTACCGCCTTTACCTGAGCGTAAAATCGTAGACTTGGGCTGTGGTTATGGTTGGTTTTGTCGCTACGCACGTCTACAAGGTGCAGCAGAGGTTTTAGGGCTGGATGTTTCAGCGAAAATGTTAAACCGCGCTAAAGAAATGACTGATGATGAAAACATTATTTATCGCCAAGAAGATTTAGAAACGCTTCAACTACCAAAAAAAATGTACCATTTGGCGTATAGTTCTTTGACATTACACTATATCGAAGCCCTACCGGAGTTATTCAACACGGTTTTTAATACTTTGCTTCCCGGTGGTAGTTTCGTTTTTTCTGCAGAACATCCCATCTACACCTCACCGCGAGAACCAGGCTGGCTCATTGCAGATGATGGGCAAAAATCATGGCCAGTAAATAGCTATCAAGCTGAAGGGAAACGGGTAACAGACTGGTTGGCCGAAGGGGTTATCAAGCAACATAGGACATTAGGAACTTATATTAATCTTCTGATTAAACATGGTTTTGTTATTACACATTTAGATGAATGGGGCCCAACAACACAACAAATTACAGATTGTCCTGCATTGGATGAGGAAAAAGAGCG
- a CDS encoding GlpM family protein codes for MSLLLKALIGASVVVLIGILSKTRNYYIAGLIPLFPTFALIAHYIVGSERSIQALRVTIVFGLWAIIPYFIYLISLYFFLDHLRLPIALSAAVLCWIIAAWLLISAWSQWHS; via the coding sequence ATGAGCCTGTTACTCAAAGCATTAATCGGTGCCAGCGTTGTGGTCTTAATTGGAATATTATCGAAAACGCGTAATTACTATATTGCGGGCTTAATCCCATTGTTTCCAACATTTGCACTTATTGCGCATTATATTGTCGGCAGTGAAAGGAGCATCCAAGCATTACGCGTAACAATTGTTTTTGGCTTATGGGCAATCATTCCTTACTTTATCTATCTGATATCACTTTATTTTTTTCTTGACCATCTACGTTTACCCATTGCGTTAAGTGCGGCTGTTTTATGTTGGATTATTGCCGCCTGGCTACTCATATCAGCTTGGAGTCAATGGCACAGTTAG
- a CDS encoding DHCW motif cupin fold protein — MYIEDIPFGITNWSAVDKTEHSGDQGIAYWQTQNFGSIRVRMVEYSAGYIADHWCSKGHILLCLDGELSTELDDGRIFTLKAGMSYQVADHAEAHRSSTLSGAKLFIVD; from the coding sequence ATGTATATAGAGGATATCCCATTCGGGATCACAAATTGGTCCGCTGTTGATAAAACTGAGCATAGCGGAGATCAGGGAATTGCATATTGGCAAACTCAGAACTTTGGCAGCATCCGGGTTCGGATGGTGGAATACAGTGCGGGATACATTGCCGATCATTGGTGTTCCAAAGGGCATATCTTATTGTGTCTCGACGGTGAATTAAGCACAGAACTTGATGATGGGCGCATTTTTACATTAAAAGCGGGTATGAGTTATCAAGTTGCGGACCATGCCGAAGCACATCGTTCATCAACCCTATCCGGTGCTAAGCTTTTTATTGTCGATTGA